One Oncorhynchus kisutch isolate 150728-3 linkage group LG13, Okis_V2, whole genome shotgun sequence DNA window includes the following coding sequences:
- the LOC109902658 gene encoding piggyBac transposable element-derived protein 2-like isoform X5, with translation MDTKTLSRKRLRAAVAFLPQDPLDSEVEDLSDSEDDDLEDIPKPGDLEDESPSKLTKGDASPYPKTAESPKRKKRKSRNVIILVPTDTYNHNLDTVVSPFNSSSFKTQPRHPLWKKADIDSFQVPDPVFVAPQCVQSPYQYFKMFFTDQMIAHIAEQTNLYSVQQTGSAINTNSGEIEDFLSMLLYMGVFDFPTFVDYWHSDSRFPPVADTMSVRRFQSLCRFLHFNDNMQNNHSPDRFYKIRPLFNMLRQQCLLIQPSNRQSIAEVMVAYKGTKAGNIRHYKSNQHDKFGFRLFCRGSSSGIIHDLLLYQGDTTFLNSGLNEDEQNPLLSTKVVTTLCTSIAEPEATVVFCDNYLISLDLVKSLQARLGVRCIGTVRANGTGGATAMDDKDLAKLGRGAYDYCSQEGVIAVRWLDKKRVSILSNACGIEPLGYVRRFCRETHQKIDITCPSVMLAYIQAKEGIDLSDMLVRLYKTPMKARRWYLPLFGYILDLCIANGWLMYKRDCDLLKEKPVHLKRFRLSVAGTLKVVNKLPTRVGQPSVPPNPHTTPKRLHNPRALQPTADVRYDCLGHWPIFGEQRGRCNLCVKGVSRWKCSKCGDGKLFLCLNNKQQCFVCYHQK, from the coding sequence AAGAGGCTAAGAGCTGCTGTGGCCTTTCTACCACAGGATCCCCTGGATTCAGAGGTGGAAGACCTAAGTGACTCAGAGGATGATGACCTAGAGGATATTCCAAAACCAGGAGATCTGGAGGATGAGTCCCCTTCTAAGCTTACAAAAGGAGATGCTTCCCCATACCCTAAAACCGCAGAGTCTcccaagagaaagaagagaaaaagcagaaatgtaattatattggTTCCTACAGACACATATAACCACAATCTCGACACAGTTGTAAGCCCATTTAATTCTAGTTCCTTCaaaacacagccaagacatccGCTTTGGAAGAAGGCCGACATAGATTCCTTCCAAGTTCCAGATCCAGTGTTTGTGGCACCACAGTGTGTTCAATCCCCCTATCAATATTTCAAGATGTTCTTCACTGATCAGATGATTGCACACATTGCTGAGCAGACCAACCTTTACTCTGTTCAACAGACTGGATCCGCAATCAACACAAACTCTGGAGAAATTGAGGATTTCTTGTCTATGCTTCTCTACATGGGTGTTTTTGACTTTCCAACCTTTGTGGACTACTGGCATTCTGACTCTCGCTTCCCACCTGTGGCTGATACCATGTCTGTGAGAAGGTTCCAGTCACTCTGCAGGTTTCTTCACTTCAATGACAACATGCAAAATAATCACAGTCCTGACCGCTTCTACAAGATCCGACCTCTTTTTAACATGCTGCGTCAACAGTGTCTCCTCATACAGCCAAGCAACAGGCAAAGCATAGCTGAAGTCATGGTAGCTTACAAAGGCACCAAAGCAGGAAATATTCGTCATTACAAATCTAATCAGCATGACAAATTTGGTTTTAGGTTATTCTGTCGGGGCAGTTCTTCAGGTATTATCCATGACCTGCTACTGTACCAAGGGGATACAACATTTCTCAACAGTGGGCTAAATGAAGATGAACAGAATCCTCTGCTGAGTACCAAGGTTGTCACCACCCTCTGTACATCTATTGCAGAGCCAGAGGCTACAGTTGTTTTCTGTGACAACTACCTCATCAGTCTTGACCTGGTAAAGTCCCTGCAGGCCAGACTGGGTGTGAGGTGTATTGGCACTGTGAGAGCAAACGGCACAGGTGGAGCAACTGCAATGGATGACAAGGATCTTGCAAAGCTAGGGCGTGGAGCATACGACTACTGTTCTCAAGAGGGGGTGATTGCTGTCAGGTGGTTGGACAAAAAGAGAGTCTCAATACTAAGCAATGCATGTGGAATTGAACCTCTGGGGTATGTTAGGCGGTTCTGTCGGGAGACCCATCAAAAGATTGATATCACATGCCCATCAGTCATGTTGGCTTATATTCAAGCAAAGGAGGGCATTGATCTGTCTGATATGCTGGTGCGTCTGTACAAGACACCTATGAAGGCACGCCGGTGGTACCTACCTCTGTTTGGATACATCCTTGATCTGTGCATTGCCAATGGTTGGCTGATGTACAAGCGGGACTGTGACCTTCTCAAGGAAAAACCAGTGCACCTAAAAAGGTTTCGTTTGTCTGTGGCAGGGACTCTAAAAGTAGTCAACAAACTCCCAACCAGGGTTGGCCAACCATCAGTTCCTCCAAATCCACACACAACTCCAAAGCGGCTGCACAATCCCAGAGCCTTACAGCCTACAGCAGATGTCCGTTATGACTGCCTTGGACACTGGCCTATCTTTGGGGAACAGAGAGGAAGGTGCAACCTGTGCGTCAAGGGCGTCTCGAGGTGGAAGTGTTCCAAGTGTGGTGATGGAaagttgtttttgtgtctgaACAACAAGCAGCAGTGCTTTGTGTGTTATCACCAGAAGTGA